A single Kryptolebias marmoratus isolate JLee-2015 linkage group LG16, ASM164957v2, whole genome shotgun sequence DNA region contains:
- the LOC108241982 gene encoding serum paraoxonase/arylesterase 2 has protein sequence MAAGKKVLISVAVALTAFLGHTFLHLRNMSLSYREMPVKHLSCHYLDNIDYGAEDITILKDGLAFLSTGLKYPGLPWFSDEPGKMYLLDLLHPKPSPVELQIMGELDLGSFNPHGISVHRDEADDSVYLFVVNHPHHKSQVEIFRFVEEDKLVHLKTVTHPLLHSVNDIVAVGPEHFYATNDHYTQNYALNCLVTVLALPWSNVVYYSPEDVRVAAEGVLSANGINMSPDKRYIYVSDIMDHEIDVFERRDGDELVYVKSVAVGSLCDNIEVDHVTGDLWLGCHPNGWKLGSFDPKDPPGSEVLRIKNVLSDQPAVSLEYGDDGRQLMGSTVAAPYEGKLLIGSIFHKALCCVLK, from the exons atggctgccggGAAGAAAGTTCTCATTTCCGTCGCTGTTGCCCTGACGGCGTTTCTGGGACACACTTTTCTCCATCTCAG gaacATGAGCCTGTCCTACAGAGAAATGCCCGTGAAACACCTCAGCTGTCACTATTTAGACAATATAG ACTATGGAGCAGAGGATATCACCATACTTAAAGATGGACTGGCCTTCCTGAGcaca GGGTTGAAATATCCCGGACTGCCGTGGTTCTCCGATGAACCCGGGAAGATGTACCTTTTGGATCTGCTGCACCCGAAGCCGAGCCCGGTGGAGCTGCAGATCATGGGCGAGCTGGACCTCGGCTCCTTCAACCCGCACGGCATCAGCGTACACCGGGACGAAGCAG ATGATTCTGTGTATCTGTTTGTTGTCAATCACCCTCATCACAAAAGCCAGGTGGAAATCTTCCGTTTTGTCGAGGAGGACAAGCTCGTGCACCTAAAAACTGTAACCCACCCCTTACTGCACAG cGTGAATGACATTGTTGCGGTCGGACCAGAGCACTTCTACGCCACGAATGATCACTACACTCAAAATTACGCTCTCAACTGCCTGGTGACCGTGCTTGCTCTGCCCTGGAGCAACGTGGTGTACTACAGCCCAGAGGACGTGAGGGTGGCAGCCGAGGGCGTTCTGTCTGCAAACGGGATAAACATGTCTCCAGACAAACG GTATATTTATGTTTCGGATATCATGGACCATGAAATCGATGTTTTTGAGCGACGAGATGGGGACGAGCTGGTGTACGTTAAG TCTGTAGCTGTCGGATCGCTCTGTGATAACATCGAGGTGGACCACGTGACGGGCGACCTGTGGCTCGGTTGTCATCCAAATGGCTGGAAGCTGGGCTCGTTTGATCCCAAAGATCCACCCGGCTCTGAG GTCCTGCGGATAAAGAACGTTCTCTCAGATCAGCCAGCGGTGAGCCTGGAGTACGGAGACGATGGTCGTCAGCTGATGGGCTCCACTGTGGCGGCGCCCTACGAGGGAAAGCTGCTCATCGGCTCGATTTTTCACAAAGCCTTGTGCTGCGTTTTGAAATGA
- the LOC108241981 gene encoding potassium channel subfamily K member 5-like encodes MADKGPFLTSCIIFYLSIGAAIFQIVEESNWTSAKDTYIQKKEEILTKFKCLTKEGLDEILQIASEAAGQGVAITGDNHRSTWDWSNSVIFAATIVTTIGYGNIAPKTTNGRVFCILYGLCGIPLCLVWLSTLGSFFGDRAKRLSQVLIRKGISVKKIQFTLTALFLLWGLLVHLVIPPFVFMLVEEWSYLEGMYFSFITLTTVGFGDYVAGVNPDIEYPRLYRVFVELWIYMGLAWLSLFFSWNVHMVVEAHKVLKKKRQLRHRHPYDDKPLPKEVKQHPDQRQTVVDIFSYLSKEEEDYSTVIKGIGLAARRGKAVDSINRSKSCSDILANNIQILDRSPLHKRTFSFHDVFASAELGDVEHEKENLLRQESVRRPGATARGRTDHGGDNKSETSLSEPITFSVPAEDETEEKVQHPSGGETRFTISKVAERHLSLDDNNEYG; translated from the exons ATGGCCGACAAAGGTCCATTCCTGACTTCTTGTATCATTTTCTACCTCTCCATTGGAGCCGCGATATTCCAGATCGTCGAGGAGTCCAACTGGACCTCAGCCAAAGACACATACATCCAAAAGAAGGAGGAAATCCTCACAAAGTTCAAGTGCTTGACAAAAGAAGGGCTCGATGAGATCCTGCAG ATTGCGTCAGAGGCCGCAGGCCAAGGTGTGGCCATCACCGGAGACAATCACCGCAGCACATGGGACTGGAGCAACTCTGTCATCTTCGCCGCCACCATCGTCACCACTATAG GTTATGGCAATATTGCTCCAAAGACCACCAACGGGCGGGTGTTCTGCATCCTGTATGGCCTCTGCGGGATCCCGCTCTGCCTGGTGTGGCTGAGCACGCTCGGCTCGTTCTTTGGTGACCGGGCTAAACGTCTGTCTCAAGTCCTGATCCGGAAAGGCATTTCAGTG AAAAAGATCCAGTTTACCTTAACCGCCTTATTTCTGTTGTGGGGGCTGCTGGTGCACTTGGTGATCCCTccgtttgttttcatgttggtGGAGGAATGGAGCTACCTGGAGGGCATGTACTTCTCCTTTATCACACTCACTACGGTCGGTTTTGGAGATTACGTGGCAG GCGTAAACCCTGACATCGAGTACCCTAGGCTCTACAGGGTGTTCGTCGAGCTGTGGATCTACATGGGACTCGCCTGGCTGTCCTTGTTCTTCAGCTGGAACGTCCACATGGTGGTGGAGGCTCACAAAGTGCTGAAGAAGAAGCGGCAGCTCCGGCACAGACACCCCTACGACGACAAGCCGTTGCCCAAGGAGGTGAAGCAACACCCCGATCAGAGGCAGACGGTCGTCGACATCTTCAGCTACCTCtccaaggaggaggaggactacAGCACCGTCATCAAAGGCATCGGACTGGCGGCGAGGAGAGGGAAGGCCGTGGACAGCATCAACCGCTCGAAGAGCTGCAGCGACATCTTGGCCAACAACATCCAGATCCTGGACCGCTCGCCGCTGCACAAGCGGACCTTCAGCTTCCACGACGTGTTCGCGAGCGCAGAGCTGGGCGACGTCGAGCACGAGAAGGAGAACCTCCTGAGGCAGGAGAGCGTGAGGAGGCCCGGCGCGACGGCGCGTGGGAGAACGGATCACGGGGGCGACAACAAGAGCGAGACTTCTTTATCGGAGCCCATCACGTTCTCCGTGCCGGCCGAAGATGAAACTGAGGAGAAAGTGCAGCATCCCAGCGGCGGGGAGACGAGGTTTACGATTTCTAAAGTAGCAGAGAGACATTTGTCATTAGATGATAATAATGAATATGGATAA